Below is a window of Equus quagga isolate Etosha38 chromosome 4, UCLA_HA_Equagga_1.0, whole genome shotgun sequence DNA.
AAAGGTATTTATCGCCTCTCCcgccagggctgggaggagcgGGAGGGATTGGGCGCGAATTTGGACACGGATTTGTGTGTCTCCATTAGATCTGTTGCGTGGCGTATACGCAGGTCACTTTTTCCGGCCACCAGGCAATCGGTGCCGCTGTGTCTCTCCCCTGCCCGCCCTCTCCATCTGCCCCCAGACTTGGCCCACCTGCGGGTGGAGAAGGGCCTTCGCCCCGTCGGTCTCCCCACATCCCACGCTATCGGCAGCTTCCAAAGTTCTGCGCCCTAATCGCCCTCTTTTTACCACTTGCTGCTGAGTCTAGAGTCTGGGCGCTCTTCTACACCCAGGCATGGGGAGTTTCAGAAGGCGAGCCAAAAACGGGTCGCTTCATCCCGAAAGGCAGAAGTCGAGAGAAAGAATTTGACTCCGACAGGTTTGCTTCGCCCAGTCTCGGATGGTGAGGGGGCGCGGCCGGGCAGGCGAAGTGGGGAGGCGTGGGGCAGCTGCCGCGGGGGCCGGAGGGCCGGTCAGTAGGGCCCTACGACCACCGCCTCCACCTCTTTAGACGGTCTCCGGTCCTTCACCAGGAAGTTGATCATGCCCTCGGACTTGATGAGGAGGTTGCAGCCGAGGAAGAAGATGCCAAAGACCACAGTGAGCGAGAGCACGCACATGACCGCGATCTGCACCACGCGCATGATGTACAAGCTGCGCTCGTCCGGGCCGCCCTCGGCGAAGCCGTCGTCGGTCACCACGGACGCCTGGGTGCAGCAGCGCACGGCGCGCTCCAGCGCCTCGCTGCTGTTGGCCAGGAAGAGGCCCACCACATCGGTCTGGTTGCCCAGCGCCGGATTCATTGCGGGAACGGGCAGGCGCCCAGGGAGGCGCGGGTCCGAGGATTGGGAAGGCGGTGGGGCGAGAGGAACAGGTGCCGAGCGGAGCGCTCACTTGCCGACTTGCGCGCGCGAGGGCTGCTCGCTCTCTCCTTTCCAAAGTCCCCGGGCCGTGAGAGTTTCCCAGGAGCCTCGCCGCCGCGCGCCGCAGCCTGGCTGGTCTGCGCCGTCTGCCTCTGCCCGGGCGCTGCTCGTTCCCGGCGCTCGCTCGACTGGGGGCTGTTGGAACTTGGCGGGGCTGGGCCAGCGGGGCCGTGGGAGGTGCGGGCGGCTGCGGCTGCGGCCGGGCGGCTGCTCTGAGCGCACAGCGGCCCCTTCCGGCCGCGCCGCCGCGCTGCGTCCACTGCCGTTGGGCGGTGGGGAGGCGAAGGGGCGAACCTCTTGTCCTCGCTTTTGTTGCTTCGCTTGTTTTCTAACTCCAAACGCTAGGCAGAGGTCGCTGTACTTTTCTGGCTTGATGGATGGTTAAAGAGTCTcgggtggggggagggctgcGATCAGCTGAAAGTTTCCGAAGAACTGGGTCACACTGGCTCTGCGCGTCCTTTGCCTCCCGCCCCTCTCACCTCCGGGCGGATGCAAAGTGGCGAGGACTCGCAGGTGCCAGATGGTGCTTGCGAAGGCACGGGCCCGCCGCCTGTGCCTGACTCCTTCTCTCCTGCGACGGATTTCTACTGGGGTAGGGGTGATCTGGGAGTGTTTTTAAACAGCAGTGATTTTAGGAAgaaagagcagggagggagggaaggaggaaaagaacaagaaaaggagggaaagatgaaagggagggaaggaggaaggaaagaagggagggaggaaggaagcgaCTGGAAAACAATGTAAGGCAGGTTTTATAGTGATTTTTGAGGCAAAGGAACAGGGGCTCGGGGAAGGAGGTGTTCTTCTGTGGCCTCTGTGTGGAGATGGTTGGCAGGAGTGGGGTCACCTCTCTGGTAAGGGAGGGGAAGGTGGACAGAGTGGCCACTCTTGTAATCTTAATTGTAGTTGAGTTTTTGGATGTGCTTCCAGTGTTTTTCTCTGTTGGCAGTAAATCAGATGTTTAAGGGAATTGCTCAACATCCATCACCTAGAACACTGGCCAACTGCTGGATGCCCTCCCCATTTCCCATAAGCTGATGTATTTCACCTTCGTCATTTTAAACAAAACTACAGATGTTTTAGGGGCCTGATTGAGGCTTCACCCCATTATGATTTTGCTGTTGGTTTCAGTGAAATGTTATAAACCTGCCAGATTTTTCTTAAGCTCTAGAGGAATACttcagggttttttcccctcttttctactttctttcctccctccctgccttcctttttcctttcaactGTAACAGCTGGAAACCAGTAACTTGAAGCCTAGTACAAACTTTTGATAGGATACatttactgaattaaaaaaatatggtagCTGTCTTGCCGTTTTCGACTTTGTTCTCATTTCCATTCTATTTGCTTGTTAAACCCTCTTATCTTTGTCTCCCGAAACATCATTCATTTCGTGTTCAGAGGCTTTCTTAAAAGTTTTCGTGCTACCTCATGACCACCATAAAATAGAATGAACTGTCTTTTAGTTAAGAGTTTTCAGTTTTCGGATGTTGACTGTGTATCAGCTTCAGTAAGTTTAGGTCTTTCTAAATAGCTGTGTTTGTTTTGGGGGGATGTTTAATAGCTGAAGACGCAGGCCTCTGGGCCTCATCCACAACGCACTTGACTTATTGCTCTGGTTTGCCCTGATTATATTAGCCTTGCAGAATGCTCCACCCCCagcaatttcttctttgagcAAATGTATGATTAATTGATTGGAAAAAACATTTAAGTGTTACTATACAATCAGTCTGTCTTAGTTAATATGGGTGATAGTTAAGAACAATAAAACATAATGTATATGtgaaaaaattacagaagaattTAAGACAATATAAAGCAATACTAAAATGAATGGTAAAGGCAAGTAGTAGGAATTTGGAAAAGTAAAAGGAGGAGAATagaggtctgcttctggggatATTAACTTGCACAGGTTTAGTAGAAGATGAGTGTAGATGAATAGAGAGAGAATAGTCCCTTCTTTATGTGACAAAAACGTAAATATAAACATTATAGTATATTTGTAAGGTCCAGCATGGTGGGACTTGAGTtacaaaaaaattactaaaaatctTAGTTGAATCATTATCAGAATTTGAgtatatttattgatattaacAGTATTATTGTTTTAGTGAGAAGTCAGTGTTAAAATGATCAAAGCTTGGAATCCAGTGGAGGTTTTGTATCCTCAAACCTTTAGATTTGAGAAGCACATTCTCAAAAGAAATAAGGTAACACTctgactttgtttattttctttcagccttaACTGCTAACCAGCCACAAAATTGGGAATAAGAAGATAACGGCTGTTCCCATCACTAAGTTCTGATCTCTAGGAATGTggttttgtttcctctctctccctgtcctccCCACTCTGATTTAAATTGCTCAGAGTATTTCAATGGAAATTAACTATAAACCTAGTAGTTCAAAAATTACATTTATCCCTCACTCATTACTGGATTTAAGGAGATCTGGGCTGCTGGAGCTTTTCTGCAGAAaccttttatttatcttaatattttgtattttgagtgAATACTTTCTCTCAGCTCTACTCCACTTATTCGCCTGTTTCCTAGGAAAGTCTTACAGATGTGGAAAAGAATCCTGTAAGAAATGTTCATATGGAAAAACTTGATTTCCAGAAAAATATATGGTGATGTGGAATGGGGGTTAGATTGATaattcactttaaataaaagGTTTCTGATACATAGAAGGACTCACTGTTATATGTATTTAACTAATGACCTCTCCTACTTCACTGGAAAGAAGGTTTGAGTTTCATAAAGTTAAACGCTCagcatttcacaatatacatgtTACACAAGGAAAGAAACACTAGTCTACTCTTTCCAGAAAATGTATCTATGGCATATAATATATTCTAGAAGGATATTGATGGGCATCTGTAATCAGCAGTCACTGGATCTATAGTTTGAATAGTAGTGATGTACGACCAGACACTTGCAATATCAAAAGACTCTTCCTTGGTTCTCTCTTTGTGtgtattatgaaaatattaagtagacatttttaaaaagaggatatCAGACataaaaaggatatttatttctttggggCAAACTTTTTTTTAGATAAATTACATTATGTTACACAGTGTAAGTAGGAGTAAGGGTAAGCGCTCGTATTCATTCATAAAAGCAGACTCAGCACCTGGAACACCAGAAGATAATGAGAAGTAAGCCAAATAAGTCATTGAACCACCAAAATAGATATCATGAAAGTCATATACctaaaaattcttatatttttaccCTTAGATTGACCCCTCGAATTCTCTCTCAAACCTATGCACTTTTGCTTTTCATGTAGTTTTaactctctttatctcttttttcttcatgatgGAGTATTGGTATCAACATGTTGGTTGGAGAGGAGAAAATGGCTAGAGGTAGGTTCTTTTACAACCACAAGGAGTAAcaccagaaggaaaaacaaaataaaacgtTAAACAACATACGTGAATTTTATAAGAATGTTCAGCATTAGTTTGGAGACATTTAATATAGAGACAAACATTCTCAGATGGTTAGGAGTCTAGCAAAATGTGTAAATGCGTGGACTCTGAATTCTGCTGTcttcacttactagctgtgtgatcttggaaacTTTCCCTGACCTCTGAGTACCTCATTtgcttatctgtgaaatgggcatgatATTTCACAGGATTTTGAAAGGATTGATCTAATCTGTGGAAATAACTGAGACCAGTATCTAGGACATAGCAAGAtctccaataaaaatatattgcgATAGCTTCTGAGAAGGCATCAATGTTCatgtcaataaaagaaaaaaggttaaattccattctacattttcattttaagaaggcTGGAAAGTGAGTGATACATTTTAGGAAGTTTTCCATATGAAGTGATTGATGTTGTTACAGAAAATACtgtaaggatatggagaaattagaacccttgtgagttgctggtgggattgtaaaatggttcATCCTCTGTGAAACAACagtatagcagttcctcaaaaaatttagcATAGAATtgccttatgatccagcaattccatttctaggtataaaCCCcgaaaaattgaaagcagagacttgaacAGGTATTTGTACACCAGCGTTATATTACAGCGGtgttcttcacaatagccaaaaggtaaaaacaacCGAAAAGTCTGTCAGTGTATGAAGGggtaaacaaagtgtggtatatgCCTACAATGGACTATTGTGCGGCCTTAGAAAGCAATGAAATTCgggtacatgctacaacatggatgaacctcggaggcattatgttaagtgaaataagccagacacgaaaggacaaatattgcatgattccatttataacatATACCTAGGACagtcaaattcctagagacagaaggtagaagagtggttaccagaggctgagGGTGGTTGGTATAGGGCGTTATTGCTTCAGGGTTACAAAGTTTCAgttggagaagatgaaaaagttctggagatggatggtggtgatggttgcacaacaatgtgaatgttcttaataccactgagttgtacacttgaaaattaaaatggcaaattttatgttaagtataCTTGACCACaatgaaaattgtatatatttttaattaaaccgaacataaatgttatataaatttctgaAATTCAGGAAAGTTAGATAATAACCCCAAAAAGTCATTCATCTCCCTGTAGCTCAAATATACCCACCCTGAGTAATTTAgaatcttctcttcctttttgctatgtttattttaacttagtCTCAACCATGCAGTAAGTACAATTTAAACATTACTTTTTCCCCTTAACCTTGTATTTTCCCATTACTTAATGTATGGGAAacctattatatgtatatttcaatGAATGTATAGCATTTCATTATGTGAACATACCATTGAGTAGTAAACCATTGCCCTATAGCTGGGAGTCATGTTGCTCTCAAATATTGTTATTAAATCAATTACACACAAAGAACATTTTTCCTCataaatgttttctgtatttaGATTACATTGATAGGATAAATGTACAAAATTACAATTTTGagtgaaaacaatattttttttaaaaatcagcatataGCCAAACTATTTGTAAAAAGGGTTCTACTAGTCTTTACTCATATTTGAAAAGCATACAAatacctgttttctttttctgtgtctttctttctttttgctgaagaagattcaccctgagctaacatctgctgccagtcttcctctttttttgcttgaggaagattcttcctgagctaatatctgtgccaatggtcctctattttgtatgtgggtcactgccacagcagggctgccaatgagtggtgtaggtccacacctgagaactgaacccaggctgccagagcagagcatgccaaacttaaccactaggcagagaggctggccccacaaattcCTATTTTATCATGCCCTCTGGAGTAGGTGTTCTCAATCTTGGCTACGTTTTAGAATCAcctacaaatctttaaaaaaaaattttatctgaaTTGAACCCACAAggattaaatcagaatttctgaggaTAGGACCCAAGTGTCTGTATTCTTTACGTTTTCCCAGGTGATTCAAAGACCAGCCATAGTTGAAGAACACTGCTTAGAGTAATGTTTTCAAGCTTGCCTTATCTTAAGGTCGCCTAGGATGGGGACGGGAAGTGAATGATTCCCATGTCCTCTCTCAAGCCAGTTGAATCAGAATTTCTCTTACTTGCTTCCTGGGTCCATTCACtggcattctgctttggcaggtCTGGGATGGGTCTTATAAGTGTGTATTTTTATCAAGTACTCCAGGAAtgcttatgatttaaaaaattatcattgcCAGTTTGATAGCGAAAAAATGGTACCTTGTTGAAAGTTGCATATTATCATTCTGGTGGACAATGTTTCCACATATGTGTTTTAGAACTACGTGTCCTACTTTGTAATCTTTATGTTTAGGTTCAGGTCCTTTGTCTGTTTCTCATCTGACATATCATCATTCATACTGATTTATTGATTTGGAATGTCTTCTTTATCAAATATGTTAACCCAATGTCtgacatatttgtaaatatttttccagttcatttgatttttaaactggGCTATATTCTTTTTGGGTATATGGAATTTTCTTACATATGTAAATGAATCAACATTTTCATCTGTGATTTCTttcactgcttttattttcttgttgtttttcatatttttaaggaaaaagcacATATTTATTACATCAGAGAAAGTTCTTTCACATAAGACTCATCTTGAGGACCAGGTTCAGAAAGTCTCTAACACAGCTGCTTTTGGCAGGTGGCTCATCGGGGACACACACTCCCACCTGGCTCTGCTTTAATGATCTTGCAGAATTCTCCCATAACATCTGCCAAGGCATCAAACTGGGGTGTGAAATTGTTGCAAATTCTTATATGAGTTTTTCATCTTATAAACAGTCTAGAGTTGCTATCCTAAAATTAACACTTTCCCTAATGCAATACAGCATCTGCATTTTATATCCAACACCAGCCCCAGCAGAGCAGGCATTTTGCGTTTGCCTTCTCCTCCTCAGTGGGTGCCAGGTACAGGAAGGCTGTTCTGAGTCTCAGATTACGTAGATTGTACAGCCATCCACCAGAGGACATTTAGAAGTAACCCACCCCAGGAGACGGTCCACATCCATATTGTAAATTTGCCCAGCTGATCTTGGAAAAGAATGGTGAGCAGCGAATGGTAGAGACTGATGATCCATTCACAGTGGCAAACACATCTATGCTCTCATTGTTTTGATCAGCCGTAAAACCTTAGcatagagaaggaaataaaataaaatgaaataaaattacttcCTATGAAATACAAAGTTAAGCCAACCCTATTAATACATAAAACCTACCttggctaagtgaaataagccagtcacaggacaaatactgtatgattccattgatagaaggtatctaaaatagtcaaactcatagaagcagtgAATGCAGTATTGACTGTTAGAGGCTAGggcatggggaaactgaggagtTGTTGTTCAGAGGGTATAAAGTGTCAGTTATGctagatgaataagttctaaatatctgctgtacaacatagtgcctGTAGTTAGCAATATGCTAATGTGCACTTCAAAATTTGTTGAGAGGGTAGATCTCACATTAATTGTTCTTGccacaacacaaaaaacaaaaacaaagggacGCAAGGAAACTGTGGGATGAGTTGGGTCTATTACCTTGATTTTGGTGATGGGATCACGGGTGTTTGCATGTGTCCAAACTCAGCAAATTGTACAATTAAATATGTGCACTTccttgtatatcaattatacttaaataaagcttttttttttaaagaatgaattagtTGTCTAAGAGATGGAAATAAGAGTGTCTCCTAGAATTCACTGCAGGAGGAAAAGTACACTGTTTTGCAGAGATTGACCCCGACCCTAGGCAAAAAAATTATCACCTGAGGCATTGCTACCATCGAGACAGCTAGTGTGTGCTGTGTATTCCGGAAGCTCTGGACCGACAAGGAATTTTCTCATTGTttgtaaatttagaaaatttaccCTCacccagaatttatttatatattattctttttatttttaagacatattttatatttgcattgcTTTACATTTAACACAATGGTCTATCTGGAAGACATTTTGGTATAAGTTTGCCGCCGCCCTAACTAGTCCATTAATAGGTAAATAATAATactgacaaaattttaaagtttagaacTTAAATGAGGGATTTCAGGTATTGGTTTCTTTACAATAGAAAGTAagtaaactttcatttttaacgaaaattttaaactttaagcTTCTAAAGTACAGAGACTGTATCTgtgtaatttatcttttaatttttgcatctattttgtTAAAGGTTGTTCAGAGGAAAAACAGCCAGCAAGTGGGGGAAACAATGAAAGTTAAACCAAGTGCCtacatcttcctcttttatttaaatacattccATGGATCTCTTACCTGACGTGATCTGGTGACAAGTGACTGCTTTCTGTGGGAGGAGAGTGAAGACTGTCCTTGTGTTACATGGGTGACTTCTTTGAGTCAGAGCCATCTTCCAATGCACAGGCACATGGAATCATCCAGTGAGTAGCAGCCGCAATGTTCTCATCCGTTAATACCTTTTTACTGTTGTTGAAATAAAGGGCCAAGAAAACAATGTCATAAGTCACCCTCAAGCTTGATTAAAAAACCCTGACTACTGAACATGCCGAGAGGTTTTCAGAATGATACATCTTAGACCTATGGCGTCCTATTTTTAGATATGCAGCATAGACAATTTTTGCCTCCATGgaatttttgtcattatttcattctgattttctgcctgctctTTAAAGTCTGCATGATTTAGACTTTAAAGTGAAAAAGCCATTGAGCTGCTTAAAGCTTTTAGTGCCAATGGTGCATCCCTTCCCACGTTAAAGAAATGAGACTTGCACGAAGCCTCAAAATGGGGAGAAGCAGGTGGCTGCAAGAAGGCATGAAAGATGCAATTTCTCAGCTTCAGCTCAATTAATCTGAGGCAGGATTATATCTTCTGTTTGCATAGGACAAGTATGTGCTTccctcaaatatttatataaaaatattaaggagaaaTCACCCTGGAAGCAAAGGAGGAAGATGAAATATTTCCCATAACATGTTGAATTTAGACTTGTATATTTGAACTCGTGAAGGTTTATGTCTTCCGCAAATTCGTAGACACAATGGAGGGAAACAATGTAGGTTACCTATTTTCAGATAACAAGCAGGAGGGGcagcatttctgtatttataCACTAATAATAGTGGTAACAATGGTCCAACATTTACTGTATGCACACCTGTGATGCTGCAGCTGAAAATCTAtcttgaaagacattttaaaggtCAATGCGATCAATGTTGTTGGCAAGTCGCCTACCAACATCGCtgctcaatttccttatctgtcaacaatttctcctttcccttccagatTTTTGTGACAATTAGTTGTTGTATTTATTCAGGAAACACTTATGGaccattttatgtatttaacCCTTTTTAGGGGCATACAGCTGTTATAGACTGAAtctttgtgttcccccaaaattcatgtgttgaaatcttaacctccaatgtgatggtattaggagctGGGGTCTTTGGAAGATGATTAGTCATGAGGGGTCCATCCTCatcaatgggattagtgctcttgtAAAAGAGGCCGAGAGAACTCCCTTGCCCCTTGCACCATGAGGGGTTATATTGAGAAGGACGGtagtctgtgaaccaggaagagggccctcgccAGACACCAAATCTGTCAGCaacttgatcctggacttccagcctccagaactgtgagaaatagatgtttAGTGTTTAAGCACCCtctctatggtattttgttatagcgaCCTGAAAAGACTAAGACAAGGGCTAAGAGATTCAGTCTCTGCCTTCTGGTGATTGGAAAGGTGGGCTGACAAAGAGGCAAATATTCTAGAATGTAGGAAGTTCTATGTGAGATATATGAAGAGCATCTAATCCAGACTGGGACATTGGGAGGGTGGTGATTAGGAACTGACATTGAGCTGAGTTTGAAGGATGAATTGAAGAGGACCCAGCCAGGCGAACTGTGCTGAATGCACCAAGATGTGAGAAAAGGTGTATCTTACTTTTTTGTATCTGGAAGTAGTTCTGTATTTTTGGAGTACTGACGACTGCTGGATGGGGAATGCTTAAAGAGTTCGGAAAGGACAGACCATGAAGagctttttatgttattttatggAA
It encodes the following:
- the RPRM gene encoding protein reprimo translates to MNPALGNQTDVVGLFLANSSEALERAVRCCTQASVVTDDGFAEGGPDERSLYIMRVVQIAVMCVLSLTVVFGIFFLGCNLLIKSEGMINFLVKDRRPSKEVEAVVVGPY